The genomic region GAAATAAAGACCGTGTCCGGTCCGGTACAGATCAACCACATCGAACGTGAGCGGGCGGTAACCATTCAGGTCATTCCTCCTGAAAACCTGCCGCTCCAGACAGCCATGGAGATAATTGAGGAAAAGGTCGTCCGGCCCATTAAAAAAAGCGGGGAGCTGGGTGAGTTCCACCGCATCAAGCTGGCCGGGACGGCCGACAAACTGACTCAGACCCGGGAGGCCCTGACCTTTAATTTTATCCTGGCCCTCATCATCATCTACCTCCTCATGTCGGCCCTGTTCGGAAGCTTCATCTACCCGCTGGTCATCATGTTTTCCGTGCCTCTGGCCGCTGCTGGCGGGTTTCTCGGCCTGGCCGCGGTCAACGCCTTCATTTCCTTCCAGGCCCTGGACGTGCTGACCATGCTTGGCTTCGTCATCCTGATCGGCATCGTGGTCAATAACGCCATCCTCATCGTCCACCAGGCCCTCAACAACATAAGATATAACGGCCTGGCTTACCGCGAAGCCGTGTCCGAGTCGGTCCGGACGCGTCTCAGGCCCATCTTCATGAGCATGACCACCAGCGTCTTTGGGATGAGTCCGCTGGTCCTCTTCCCCGGGGCCGGGTCAGAGCTTTATCGAGGCCTGGGCAGCGTGGTCATCGGCGGCCTGATCGTCTCGACCGTCTTCACCATCTTCCTGGTGCCTTCTTTCTTCTCCCTGGTCCTAAGCATTCAAGGCAAACTGGGCTGGGGCCCCAAACCGGAAAAGAAATAATCGCTTAAAAAAGGCGCAAGCCCAAATCCCTTTGGGCTGCATGACCCGGAGAGGTCTCTTGTAGTCATGCCTGGAGATGATAAAAATTGTTTTTTAGCCACGATTTTGGTAAGGTGACTAAACTCACGGTTCTCCAATTCATCAAAAACAAGGGCCAAAGGCGGTAATTTGGAACGAAAGCCCTTAAGAACAGCTGTTCCTTAATTCATGATAGAAGGCAAGATACTTTAGGAAGGAGCGTAAATCATGCCAGAAAACGCACATTACAAACTTCCAGCACCGGACGCCTGCTACGTGGACCCCTCAGAAATGCCCGATTTCTTACGTCCTAAAATGCCGACCAACCGGCACGGTGTCAAAAGACAGACCGCTGAAGGGTTTATAATCCGGCAAAGCCATGTCAAGGATGGCAAAGTCGTAATTCCCCCGGGCGGCTTGATCTATATGGAGAACGGAGGCGAATATTTCGGACTCTTAAGGGGTAAACGAAATCATTGATCCGGCCGAAACTCGTGATTTTCTTATAAAAATGCTCGACCTCCATACCAACCGGCTTCAGGGCGGCCTCGGGCGGCATTTGTTGCATAACTGGCCCACGTCCTACTAATGGAATAATGATTGGCAAAATAACCTTCCGATCAATCCCTTTTTAGATGGGATAAAAAGAGAGATGGCTGCGCGTCGCTCGCAATGGCATTTTATTGATATTGTTATAAAATGCCACCCATAGGAGCGCCAGCCACAAAGCAATCCAGGGATTCCAACCAAAACGTATTTTTATCATTCGCTCTGATCTATGTCATGGCAAGCCCCTGACCCTGGCTCTGCACAGCAACACAAATATCCGGCTGCCTTGACTATGGAAAACGGAAAAGGTAGTATTCTTCCCTGTTATGGTTACAGATCAGCAGGAGGCGTCATTGATGTCAGTTCATCCCTTGGAAGAAATTCTCCATCCGCAATCAATTGCCGTGGTTGGAGCTTCGGGGAATCCCCATGTACCCGGTTACCAGTTTACCGCATGTCTGCTTAAATACGGCTTTCAAGGCAAGGTCTACCCGGTAAACCCCAAGCACTCCGAGATCGCCGGCCTCAAGGTCTACCCGGACATCCGGGAGATACCCGGCTCTGTTGACTACGTCATTTCGAGCGTTCCCGCGTCCCAGGTCTTGGGCCTGGTCAAGGACTGCGCCTCGAAGGGAGTCAAGGCGCTTCACCTTTTCACCGCCCGTTTCAGCGAAACCGGCCGTCAGGAGGCAACGGAGCTGGAGCAGCAAATACTCGAGGAGGCCAAAAAAGGCGGGATCCGCATCATCGGGCCGAACTGCATGGGCCTCTATTACCCGCGCCAAGGCATTTCCTTCAGTGACGCCATGCCCAAGGAATCCGGGCCGGTGGGATTGATATCGCAAAGCGGCCAGCTGGCCGAAGAACTTGGCCGGTATTCGGCCCTGAGGGCGGTCTATTTCAGCAAGGCTATCAGTTACGGGAACGCCCTTGATTTCAATGAGTGTGATTTTCTGGACTACTTTGCCCAGGACCCGGAGACAAAATTTATCCTGATGTACGTCGAAGGGATCCGGGATGGCGAAAGATTTATGAACGCCCTGCGCCAGGCCGCCTCGATCAAGCCCGTCGCGGTCCTTAAAGGCGGCCGGGGAATGTCAGGCACAAGAGCCGCTGCCTCACATACCGCCTCCCTGGCCGGCTCCCAGAAGATCTGGCCAACCCTTGTCACTCAGGCCGGAGCCGTTTCAGCCGCAAGCCCGGAGGAATTGATTGACCTGGCAGCGGCCTTTACCTTCCTGCCGCCCATTTCGAGCCTGAGAGTCGGGGTCGCCGGAGGGGGTGGGGGTGCGAGCGTTCTCGCGGCTGACCTCTGTGAAGAGGCAGGCCTGGATGTGATCCCCCTGCCCGCCGAGATCCGGGAGGAACTGAAAAGGAATGGCAGCGCCATCTGGGACTGGATTGGAAATCCCGTGGATATGTCCATCAGGGATCGAGCGGATTTTAATCCAGGCGTTATCATGGAAATGATGGCCAGAAATGATAACTTCGACCTCCTCATCGCCATCATGAGCGATCCCCACCATGAGCGCCAGAAAGGCCTCACCGCTGAATCTTATCTTGAGGGATTCAGGCTGGAAAAACAAAATCACAAGCCTGTCATGGCCGTGGTGCCTGATAAGGCCCTGGGGATTGATGAGTTTGACCACTGGAGCTGGAAGGTGATGTGTGAAGTCAGAACCAGGCTCCTCGAGGCCGGTATACCCTTTTATTCGACCATCGAGCGCGCCGCCACGGCGGCAAGAAAACTGGTGGAGTACTACCAGAGGCGAGGCTAGTCAAGACAGCTTTCCGCACAGGCAGGTGAGGTTTCACTCATTTGCCCTATTTCCCGCTTTTCTTGCTTTTTCAGTATAGGTGGGTATTTTGCAGTAAATAAACGCCCCCGATCAAGCCCGGGTCCCGGCGTCCCTTTACGCCGGTGCTTCCTTAACTCACGCATGACGCTCAGCCGAGCCACTCCCTTCTGCCAGCCGCGCTGTTCAGGATTTTGGTTCTTGACTTTCATTATGAAATATATATGATGCTAGTTAATCCTTGATAAGATGCGATAAAAAGATATGGAATCGGAACAGTTAGATCAATTTGAGTTATTAGTGCAAAAGGTGGACGCCCTGCTGGTTCGATGCCAGGAAGCAGCCAGGGCCAGGGAAGAACTCGAAACCCTTTTATCGAAGAAGGAAGAAGAGATAGAGGCGCTCAAGAAAAAGGCCTTGAGCTACGAACAGGAGAAGGCCCGGGTCCGGGCCAAAGTTGACGAGATATTGTCCCGCATCGCTCAATTCGAGACTGGATAGCTTCCAGGAAGAGACATGGCGTGAAACTGGTTAACGTCCGAATCCTCACTCAAGAATACCGCATCAAGAGCGATGCCTCTGAAGAGATGATTTTTCAGATTGCGGAGTACATAAACCGGCAGATGGAAAATTTCAAGTCGAGCTCATTTATAGGGACTCAGATTGACTTAGCGGTCATGGCCGCTTTCAAGGCGGCCAGCGACTACTTTCAGGCCACGGAGGAGTTAGAGCGCCTCCGGCACAAAGTCGAGTCAAATGCGGCCAGGCTGGTGGCGCGCATTGAAGGCCAATTGGCCGGGGAGTCACCCGGCCGGGAGGATAATGATCCAAGAGTAAAGTCTTGAAGATATATTGATGGTCCAGGTAGTCGAGGGCGATTTCCATCAGGCCCTGGTAATAAAGAAATGGTTCACAGCTTATGACATGGCGGGGTAAGATTTGGCGGCTCTTCATGAGTGACGGTCTTTAGCGTTAACTCAACCGGAACACCCTGTCTGTCTGCCGCAGCTTAATCGCCTGCTTAAAAGGGCCTCTCTCAGCCTGTCCATCACCTCCAGATTTTCATCCGGGCGTAATCTTGGCTTGACCGTTTTCAAAGGAAACGGCAGAGGTGATTTGCGATCAGAGGCAGGGACGTGACCTCCGACACCTCGGTACCGTAACAGGAGCTAGTTTAAAATGCTGTTATTTTCTATCACAATGTTTTTCATAGCCATCGCGGCTCTTCTTGTCGGGGCAGTTTTTGGAATTAAATGGCGCAAGCACACCACCGAGGCTCAGATCGGCTCCATCGAACAGCTTTCCCAGCGGATAATTGAGGAAGCCCAGAGAGAGGCTGCCAACCTCAAGAAGGAAGCCGCCCTCCAGAACAAGGATGCCCTCTATCAGATGAAACAGGAGCTCGAACGCGAGCTCAAGGACCGGCGGGCTGAACAGAACAAGCTGGAAAGACGGTTGATTCAGAAGGAAGAAAACCTGGACCGGAAAGCCGATCTGCTGAGCGAACGTGAAATAGACATCAATAAAAGGGTGAGCAGCCTCTCGCGCCAGGAAAAGACCATCAGCGGTAAAACGAAAGAACTTGACGAAACACTCGCCACGCAGAGGGAAACGCTGGAGCGAATAGCTGGCGTCTCTTCCGATCAGGCGAAAGATATGCTCCTCCGGAGCATGGAGGAAGAGGCGCGGTATGAAGCGGCCAAGATGCTC from Deltaproteobacteria bacterium harbors:
- a CDS encoding efflux RND transporter permease subunit; protein product: EIKTVSGPVQINHIERERAVTIQVIPPENLPLQTAMEIIEEKVVRPIKKSGELGEFHRIKLAGTADKLTQTREALTFNFILALIIIYLLMSALFGSFIYPLVIMFSVPLAAAGGFLGLAAVNAFISFQALDVLTMLGFVILIGIVVNNAILIVHQALNNIRYNGLAYREAVSESVRTRLRPIFMSMTTSVFGMSPLVLFPGAGSELYRGLGSVVIGGLIVSTVFTIFLVPSFFSLVLSIQGKLGWGPKPEKK
- a CDS encoding CoA-binding protein, yielding MSVHPLEEILHPQSIAVVGASGNPHVPGYQFTACLLKYGFQGKVYPVNPKHSEIAGLKVYPDIREIPGSVDYVISSVPASQVLGLVKDCASKGVKALHLFTARFSETGRQEATELEQQILEEAKKGGIRIIGPNCMGLYYPRQGISFSDAMPKESGPVGLISQSGQLAEELGRYSALRAVYFSKAISYGNALDFNECDFLDYFAQDPETKFILMYVEGIRDGERFMNALRQAASIKPVAVLKGGRGMSGTRAAASHTASLAGSQKIWPTLVTQAGAVSAASPEELIDLAAAFTFLPPISSLRVGVAGGGGGASVLAADLCEEAGLDVIPLPAEIREELKRNGSAIWDWIGNPVDMSIRDRADFNPGVIMEMMARNDNFDLLIAIMSDPHHERQKGLTAESYLEGFRLEKQNHKPVMAVVPDKALGIDEFDHWSWKVMCEVRTRLLEAGIPFYSTIERAATAARKLVEYYQRRG
- a CDS encoding cell division protein ZapA, translating into MKLVNVRILTQEYRIKSDASEEMIFQIAEYINRQMENFKSSSFIGTQIDLAVMAAFKAASDYFQATEELERLRHKVESNAARLVARIEGQLAGESPGREDNDPRVKS